A stretch of DNA from Candidatus Binatia bacterium:
CAAGGCCATTGCAAGATCGAATGGAGGTTATTCGCATTCCCGGATACACGGATGTGGAGAAGCTGAACATCGCGAAAAAATACTTGGTTCCTAAACAGCGTGAGGCCAACGGGTTGAGTCCCGAAAACCTGGAAATCTCGGACAACGCGCTGTTGGCGATCGTGCATCACTACACAAAGGAAGCGGGTGTTCGAGGGCTGGAGCGCGAGATCGCGACAATTTGTCGGAAAGCTGCCGTCGAGGTTCTGCGTTTGGGTAAGGGAACGAAGGTCGTGGTCTCCGCGAAAAACCTGCACAGATTCCTGGGGCCGCCCAAATATCGCTTGAGCAAGGCTGAGGAGCAACATCGCGTTGGTGTGGCGACCGGGCTTGCTTGGACGGAATTTGGCGGTGAGCTGCTGGCCATCGAGGTGACTGTAATGCCTGGCAAGGGCAAGTTGATCATCACGGGCCGGCTCGGTGACGTGATGCAGGAGTCTGCGCAAGCGGCCATGAGCTACGTTCGATCCCGTGCCACCGAGTTGGGTCTGGCCAGCGACTTTTACCAAAATGTGGACGTGCATATCCACGTGCCCGAAGGGGCCACCCCGAAGGACGGTCCCTCGGCTGGGATTACGATGGCCACAGCCATGGTCTCGGCGTTGACCAAAATTCCGGTGCGCAACGACGTAGCCATGACAGGCGAGGTTACTTTGCGCGGTCGCGTGCTGCCAATCGGTGGGTTGAAAGAAAAGGTTCTAGCTGCCCATCGGGCTGGAATTGGTGTCGTGCTGATCCCAGAGGAGAACGAAAAGGACGTACGGGAAATCCCTCCTCAGGTGTTGAGGTCGGTCGTACTGCGACCAGTGAGGCACATGGACGAAGTGCTGCGGCAGGCTTTGGTGTTGGAAGAGCCCGAGTCTTTCCTCAAGGGCGACTGGTCCGACGGGGTATCTGGGCCTCCATTGAGTCAGGGTAGGGCTGACGCGGTTTTGACTAGCTGGGCTGTTTCTTGACACGCCCGGCGCAGCAGACTAAGCATGGCAACCTTGCCTTGATTACAGGGGAGTGCCCATGACAAAGGCGGAGCTCATTGAGTCGGTTGCCAGTAAAGTGGACCTTCCGCGAGCACTGGCTGAAAAAGTGGTGAACGTTGTGTTTGACGACATTGTCGCGGCCTTACGACAAGGGGAGAAGGTAAACATATCCGGATTTGGCACGTTTGCCGTAGCGATTCGCAAGGCTAGAACAGGTCGAAACCCCAAGACTGGCGAAACAATCGAGATCGGTTCCTCGAAATCGGCCAAGTTTAAAGCGGGGAAGCAACTGCGAGATTCGCTGAACAATCCTTAGCGCTCGGGGAGCACAGTGAGCGACCTTGCGGGATTGGGGACCGTCGACAGTTGGAAGAAATAGTGAAGTAGCTTGATGTGCTCGGGCGGTTAGCTCAGCGGGAGAGCATCGGCCTTACAAGCCGGGGGTCATCCGTTCAAATCGGATACCGCCCAGGTCAGTGTATCGTTTTTGCATTCACGTTTGGGGTGGTAGTTCAGCTCGGTTAGAACGCCGGCCTGTCACGTCGGAGGTCGCGGGTTCAAGTCCCGTCCACCCCGTTTCTTTGTTAGAGCGACCGCAAGACCATCCGAATTAGGTGCGAGGTTACTTATGCGGAAAACGGTTGTGGTGAATAGAGAGGATGCTTTGGCCCAACGAGGCTGGGTGTTGATCGATGCCAAGGGCCAGGTTCTCGGAAGAGTGGCGAGCGCCGCGGCCCAAGTTGTTCGGGGCAAGCACAAGCCGACTTTCCAGCCTTGGGAGGATGTGGGTGACTTTGTGGTCATTATTAACGCGGCTGAAGTGCGGCTGACGGGTTCGAAGTGGCGCAAAAAGGAATACATTCGCCATACGGGGTACCCTGGGGGTGTGCGCGTACGTACCGCGCTTGAGCAGAAGACGATTGCTCCGGAAGAAATGTTGCGGCGGGCTATTGTTGGAATGCTCCCCAAAAACCGCCTCGGCCATCAATTGGCGACGAAAGTCAAGATTTATCCTGGGCCCTCGCATCCGCACGAGGCTCAGCGGCCGGTGGTGTTGTCTCTGAGCGTCCAGAGGAGGGTGGGAGAATGACGGAAGGCGTACGGTTCTCGGCTACCGGGCGGCGAAAGACGGCCGTTGCCCGCGTGTTCCTGCTTCCAGGGCAGGGTAAGGTTCTTGTCAACGGCCGACCCTGGGAGCAGTACTTTCCACGGCCAACATCGAGGATGATCATCCTCCAACCGCTCGAACTTACGGAGACACTGGGGCAGTTCGACGTCGTGGTGAACGTTCGCGGCGGAGGGCTCGCTGCGCAAGCTGAAGCCGTGCGTCATGGTATAACGCGTGCGTTGATTGCTTCCAATCAAGACTTTCGGCCGGTGCTAAAGAAGGCTGGGTTCGTGACTCGGGATCCGCGCGAGGTCGAGCGGAAAAAGTACGGGCGTCATAAGGCCAGAAAGCGGCCACAGTACTCGAAGCGCTAGGGTGGATCGGGCAAGACGGCCGTTTTGAAAAACAGGAAGGCGCAGCCCACGGCCGCGTAGATCGCATTCGTAACCCAGGCAGCAAACAACGGGGACAACGTTCCTGCTTGTCCGAGCGAAGACGCGAGGCCAAGCAGGAGCCAGTAGGCAAAGCCAAGAAACGCACTGGCCACCAAGGTATGACTGATCTGGTACGGCTGCTGCAAGCGTAGGTTCAGCGGCAGCAACGCCAATGCAAGAGCAAGGGGGGCAAAAGGCAATGCTGTTTTCAGGTAGAGCTCAACCGACAGGCGTGTCGTGGGGAGCCCTAGGCTCTTGAGCAGCGCGCGTTGGCGCCACATATCGTGTAGCGACAGCTCTTCCGGTTCCCGTTGAACCTCGGCAAATTCCTCGAAGTCTCCCTGGAGGGTTGGCTGAGCTGCTTGTTGCCCGCTGTCTTCATCCCCGTTGCGCAGAGCAGGAAAAACCTCTCGGCTGCCGCCTGGGCTGATCCAGCCAGACGGGGTCCATCGTAGCTCGGGGAAATAAGTGACCCTCGACAAGGTGAAATCGGATCCCAGCTCGTAGGTCGTTACGCCCAAAAGGCTTTTGGCGGCGCGGTCGACATAGGCGACGTGGTAGATTCCCATAGGCCCGCGGAACCAGATCTCGCGCTCTGCCAGAATGTTTCTACGATCACGCTTCTTGATTTCTCGCAGATTGATCTCTTGGGCAGACCGCAGCGAGGGAGGAACGACGATTTCTCCCCACAGAAATGCGATCACGCTCACGACCATGGCAGCTGCTATCATCGGAGCGGCAATCTGGCGGGGCCCGATACCGAGGGCATTAAGAGCTATGATCTCGCGGTGGCGATGGCGCTGGACGAGCACGCTCAGGAGTGCGATCGTCACGGCTGCGGGCAAAGTTTGGTAGACCACGAGCGGTAGCTTGTAGGCAAAGTAGCGGGCGACCACGCTGGTCGGAATATCGTTTGTCAGCACCACATCGAGACGCTCGAAGAAGTCCACTAGAATGTAAAGTGCGGCCACGCCGAACTGGATGGCCAGGAGCGCGACCAAAAACTCTGAAATCAAAGACTTTGTTATGGTTTTGCCCAGCACGCGTGGTTCACCCCGAGTTACCGCACCGTCAC
This window harbors:
- a CDS encoding transcriptional regulator; the protein is MTKAELIESVASKVDLPRALAEKVVNVVFDDIVAALRQGEKVNISGFGTFAVAIRKARTGRNPKTGETIEIGSSKSAKFKAGKQLRDSLNNP
- the rplM gene encoding 50S ribosomal protein L13, yielding MRKTVVVNREDALAQRGWVLIDAKGQVLGRVASAAAQVVRGKHKPTFQPWEDVGDFVVIINAAEVRLTGSKWRKKEYIRHTGYPGGVRVRTALEQKTIAPEEMLRRAIVGMLPKNRLGHQLATKVKIYPGPSHPHEAQRPVVLSLSVQRRVGE
- the rpsI gene encoding 30S ribosomal protein S9, whose amino-acid sequence is MTEGVRFSATGRRKTAVARVFLLPGQGKVLVNGRPWEQYFPRPTSRMIILQPLELTETLGQFDVVVNVRGGGLAAQAEAVRHGITRALIASNQDFRPVLKKAGFVTRDPREVERKKYGRHKARKRPQYSKR